One window of Streptomyces sp. NBC_00273 genomic DNA carries:
- a CDS encoding DeoR/GlpR family DNA-binding transcription regulator, which produces MNVMERHKFVVELLMQQNRATVAELALATGASEMTIRRDLEVLESRGALRRVRGGAVSSLPGGIEPPYAIRAMSGTQAKERLARAVVELLTDGETVALDTGTTAVAIAKAMADRQLTVAPLSLHAAFALSAHPGIQLVMPGGQVRPEELSFYGHAPVQTFKDLCFDTFILGCCGVDPVQGATAYNLDDVQVKRAAVAAAQRVVLVATADKIGRAALGRICSMEEIALVVTDAPANSPAVEGLRDQGVEVVHPAEG; this is translated from the coding sequence ATGAACGTGATGGAGAGGCACAAGTTCGTCGTGGAACTGCTCATGCAGCAGAACCGCGCGACGGTGGCCGAGCTGGCCCTGGCCACCGGGGCGTCCGAGATGACCATCCGCCGGGACCTGGAAGTCTTGGAGTCCCGGGGAGCACTGCGCCGCGTGCGCGGCGGCGCGGTGAGCAGCCTGCCCGGCGGAATCGAGCCCCCCTACGCGATCCGGGCCATGTCCGGAACGCAGGCCAAGGAGCGGCTGGCACGCGCCGTGGTCGAACTGCTCACCGACGGCGAGACCGTCGCGCTGGACACGGGTACGACCGCCGTGGCCATCGCCAAGGCCATGGCGGATCGCCAACTCACCGTCGCACCCCTCTCACTGCACGCGGCCTTCGCCCTGTCCGCGCACCCCGGCATCCAACTGGTGATGCCCGGCGGGCAGGTGCGCCCCGAGGAGCTGTCCTTCTACGGCCACGCACCCGTGCAGACCTTCAAGGACCTGTGCTTCGACACGTTCATCCTGGGCTGCTGCGGCGTCGACCCCGTTCAAGGCGCCACCGCCTACAACCTCGACGACGTCCAGGTGAAGCGGGCGGCGGTCGCCGCGGCGCAGCGCGTGGTCCTCGTCGCGACGGCCGACAAGATCGGCCGCGCGGCACTGGGTCGCATCTGCTCCATGGAGGAGATCGCCCTCGTCGTGACGGACGCCCCCGCCAACTCCCCCGCGGTCGAAGGACTGCGCGACCAGGGGGTCGAGGTGGTCCACCCGGCGGAGGGCTGA
- a CDS encoding helix-turn-helix transcriptional regulator yields the protein MDLYREFAEHGPLQESQVLARAEPAAMARTLDALVSSGLVQQIGPDCFAATNPTDVSARLLKRWEERVQGAQLDLLRMRGQLAELAIVHAARQRTLEGPPLERIESADELQRILDRQSAACTQEVLCAQPGGPLPEAEQRRVRVRHRDLLSRGVPVRTLYQHSARFDPPTVRYETELAALGAEARTVSGGLARCLVFDRSLLALPLPETAGGALLVRSPDLVAFVAELFDLLWATGERIGKPREKAFIQDVADQAKRSVLQHLMQGDDDRATARALGISVRTCQRHVSAIMRQLGATSRFQLGYLAHQHGLLSPDGSETARTVIPTSMSRPAPAPAVPESGAGCAVDRSTWIHLSRDRGTEDFSERIGCRQEAY from the coding sequence ATGGACCTCTACCGGGAGTTCGCAGAACACGGCCCCCTCCAGGAAAGTCAGGTGCTCGCCCGGGCGGAACCCGCCGCCATGGCCCGTACCCTCGACGCCCTCGTCTCCAGCGGCCTGGTCCAGCAGATCGGCCCCGACTGCTTTGCAGCCACCAACCCCACCGACGTGTCCGCACGCCTGCTCAAGCGGTGGGAGGAACGCGTCCAGGGGGCCCAGCTCGACCTGCTGCGCATGCGGGGGCAGCTCGCGGAACTGGCCATCGTGCACGCCGCACGCCAACGCACCCTGGAGGGGCCGCCGCTGGAGCGCATCGAGTCGGCGGACGAACTCCAACGCATCCTCGACCGGCAGTCCGCCGCGTGCACGCAGGAGGTGCTCTGCGCCCAGCCGGGCGGCCCCCTGCCCGAGGCCGAACAGCGCCGCGTCCGCGTCCGGCACCGGGACCTGCTCTCCCGCGGTGTCCCCGTACGCACGCTGTACCAACACTCGGCCCGGTTCGACCCGCCGACCGTGCGGTACGAAACGGAGCTGGCGGCTCTCGGGGCCGAGGCGAGGACGGTCTCCGGCGGCCTGGCCCGGTGCCTGGTCTTCGACCGGTCCCTGCTCGCCCTCCCGCTCCCGGAGACCGCGGGCGGGGCGCTGCTCGTCCGCAGCCCGGACCTGGTCGCGTTCGTCGCCGAGCTGTTCGACCTGCTGTGGGCGACCGGCGAACGCATCGGCAAACCGCGCGAGAAGGCCTTCATCCAGGACGTCGCCGACCAGGCGAAACGATCCGTGCTCCAGCATCTGATGCAGGGCGACGACGACCGCGCCACGGCCCGCGCCCTCGGCATCTCGGTGCGCACCTGTCAGCGCCACGTCTCCGCCATCATGCGTCAGCTCGGCGCGACGAGCCGCTTCCAGCTCGGTTACCTGGCCCACCAACACGGGCTGCTCTCGCCCGACGGCTCGGAGACCGCCCGTACGGTCATCCCGACATCGATGTCACGCCCCGCGCCCGCACCGGCCGTTCCCGAGTCCGGCGCGGGGTGCGCCGTGGACCGCAGCACCTGGATCCACCTGTCACGGGATCGCGGTACCGAGGACTTCTCCGAGCGGATCGGGTGTCGTCAAGAGGCGTATTAG
- a CDS encoding non-ribosomal peptide synthetase produces MATHDRGPLPLTPPQNGVWFAQQLDPTRLDYTIAEYLEIRGAVDPELLAEAVRTTVAGTETLCVRFAEVDGVVCQIPAGPPPLRMETADVSDHPDPDAESDRLMRAELARPTDLATGDVCRHLLVRTGPATYRWMQGYHHLVADGVTGSLLARRTAEVYSALVAGEPVPGPESTPWERIVAGEEEYARSERCAEDRAFWRGRLDGAPEPVSFTGSVPAPASGTTVRVSGELDPADARTLRNAARRHGTRWSALVMAAAAAHLHRAGATDDVLLGLPVTGRTTPDARRTPGMFSKVLPLRLAVTGDTTVGELLRSTSAGIKEALRHQRYRIEEFTGTGPRLWDAAVNLMSFDYELSFAGAPASAHNLSVGPVEHVSLNVYDRGGESPLTVQAEGDAADVDPEELEALRVRFTRFLVALATADDAAPVGSLPFLTAEDEERLAVFAEGGVDPAPADGRLHALFEAEAARTPGKVAVICAGREVTYGQLDAWSEDIAGRLGPAVDPGTPVGVCVERSPAMVAALLGVLKAGGCYVPLDPGLPPERIAYIVRDAGLRTVVAGPGSLDRLPHDLPSVVDPGAVSDRIHGDRAGAAVPVASAAYLLYTSGSTGEPKGVVVPHAAAVDFVHGHLALCGAGDGHGSNGTERFLGFASLSFDVSVLDVFGALLSGSTLVLATDAERVDVDRLQALLAEHAVTVADLPPALLPLLDPAALPALRFLSTGGEAPSGDAVDRWAVDGREVWNAYGPTEAAVSVTMHRVVPPSHGRIPPIGRPMANHRAYVVDRALRLLPPGATGELCVAGAGLARGYAGRAAMTADRFVPDPFSGVPGARMYRTGDLVRWSARGELEFLGRVDRQVKINGHRIELGEIEAVLGRQPSVGQAAVVVHAPAGGARRLVAFVAPPGDGGPAPEPELLAAELGRLLPGYMVPRTFVAVDRLPLTPSGKVDRARLHVPEAADRPERPARAYGATELALAALFSEALSTAATPDDNFFELGGDSIAALSLTSRARARGFSFTLREVFAHKTAAALAAAVGEPGQGSSRAAGPAVPEHGPLPATPVMRWLLDGPGPIGRFSQSMVLALPEGADDATLVRVLQSVVDRHGALRLGVTAGPEGPLCTVGEPGSVDASLLYRTVGVAGSDESARTAIVAEAAREAAGQLDPAASVMLRAVRFDAGGASPDRLLLCVHHLAVDGVSWRILTADLAAAWEAAVAGRPLPAADGEVSFRAWAHHLALQARSPEVLAELPFWRSTLETPGAGPDPREPWHRVPDPARDTAGTTRTLTLDLPAEVAGPLLAKVPGALRTGPAEVLLAGLVLAGHRLRSPGTAPGSLLVDLEGHGRVDRTGRHDLARTVGWFTTQYPVRFDLDGLDLDAAARGGDALAELVARIHAAVASVPDHGTGFGLLSRLDPQSAAQLSGLPRPRVLFNYLGRFSGGDGAPWSPAPEAGGLRADVDPAMPVEHALQIDAMAVDGTDGPSFTAVVTHPQALLTDAEADALVAAWDEALRLLAGWTGAPRPRRLTPRDLPLVRLTQPETDALAARYPGLADVLPLSPLQEGLFFHSAFDTGAMDAYTGQIVLTLDGALAEDALRTACDRLLRRHTALRSGFTDQGLDRPVQIVVGSAGAPWEAVDLGGLASADRQREWERLLAADRARRFDLERPPLVRFTLVRFGADEHRLVMTNHHIVWDGWSSAVLLRDLLTGYAEHAGSHGPGVFDAVVEGVPYRSHLDWLARQDDGAAEAAWSAALAGLAEPTLLGAADPNRIDALPERAPVELSAELTARLTARARTAGVTLNSVVQGVWAVLLGRVTGRDDVVFGGTVSGRTADVAGIEDMVGLLINTLPVRFRIREDEPLLAALARFQDEQAELMDHQHVGLAGIQRAAGLGALFDTTVVVENYPLDLESMRDLAGGPRLTGVEGSDATHYTVNLIVLPGERLRLHLDHRTDVLDARTARSLGEALERLLTTVADAPSTPVGEVDLLSAEQHRLIREWNGTAVPVPDTTLVELFEQQVARTPGAPATVFRGERLSYAELDARAELLAGQLCARGAGPERIVAVALHRSTEMVVSLLAVLKSGAAYLPVDPSLPADRIAYLLSDAEPVLLLADDAVAAALPAAADLPRLDPGAVPDGTTGAVRRAPLPAHPAYVIYTSGSTGRPKAVVVEHSAIVNRLLWMQDRYRLGADDRVLQKTPFGFDVSVWEFFWPLLTGAALVVAEPGGHKDPAYLSRVIQEEAVTTVHFVPSMLAAFVEDPQAGGCASLRRVVCSGEALPEELKNRFLDVLDVPLHNLYGPTEAAVDVTHWDCRREDVGPVPIGRPIWNTSLYVLDPQGRPVPVGVAGELFLAGAGLARGYLRRPALTAQRFPLDPFGPPGSRMYRTGDLARHRADGSVEYLGRTDDQVKIHGFRIELGEIETALGRLPGVGRAAVVVREDAPGERRLVGYVVPEAGTDPAPAPDPESMRAELAGSLPEYMVPVLVVVDGLPVTANGKLDRRALPAPAAAAAATGYEPPAGETEELVAMVWASVLDAPRIGRHDDFFALGGHSLSATRVAARLRQSLGLDLPLHTLFEQRTVAALAIAVETVLLAELEAEPAPFAATADAVPSLVLQGETS; encoded by the coding sequence ATGGCCACTCACGACCGCGGGCCGCTGCCCCTGACCCCGCCGCAGAACGGCGTCTGGTTCGCGCAGCAGCTCGACCCCACCCGCCTCGACTACACCATCGCCGAGTACCTGGAGATCCGCGGGGCGGTGGATCCGGAGCTGCTCGCCGAGGCGGTGCGCACGACGGTGGCGGGAACCGAGACGCTGTGCGTCCGCTTCGCCGAGGTGGACGGAGTGGTGTGCCAGATACCCGCCGGTCCGCCGCCGCTGCGGATGGAGACGGCCGACGTCAGCGACCACCCGGACCCGGACGCCGAGTCCGATCGGCTGATGCGCGCCGAGCTGGCCCGGCCGACGGACCTGGCGACCGGTGACGTGTGCCGGCACCTCCTCGTGCGGACCGGTCCGGCGACGTACCGCTGGATGCAGGGCTACCACCACCTCGTCGCGGACGGGGTCACCGGTTCGCTCCTCGCCCGGCGGACCGCCGAGGTGTACTCGGCGCTGGTCGCGGGAGAGCCCGTACCGGGCCCCGAGAGCACGCCGTGGGAGCGGATCGTGGCCGGGGAGGAGGAGTACGCCCGCTCCGAACGGTGTGCCGAGGACCGGGCGTTCTGGCGGGGCCGACTGGACGGCGCCCCCGAGCCCGTGTCCTTCACCGGCAGCGTCCCGGCGCCCGCGTCGGGCACCACGGTGCGGGTGAGCGGCGAGCTCGACCCCGCCGATGCCCGCACCCTGCGCAACGCCGCGCGCCGGCACGGCACGCGCTGGTCCGCGCTGGTGATGGCCGCGGCCGCCGCCCACCTGCACCGCGCGGGCGCCACCGACGACGTGCTCCTGGGCCTGCCGGTCACCGGCCGCACCACCCCGGACGCCCGCCGGACACCCGGCATGTTCTCCAAGGTCCTGCCGCTGCGGCTGGCGGTGACCGGGGACACCACGGTCGGCGAACTGCTGCGCAGCACCTCCGCCGGCATCAAGGAGGCCCTGCGCCACCAGCGGTACCGGATCGAGGAGTTCACCGGAACCGGGCCCCGGCTGTGGGACGCCGCCGTCAACCTCATGTCCTTCGACTACGAGCTGTCCTTCGCCGGTGCTCCCGCCTCCGCGCACAACCTCTCCGTCGGCCCGGTGGAGCACGTCTCCCTCAACGTCTACGACCGTGGTGGCGAGAGCCCCCTGACCGTGCAGGCCGAGGGCGACGCCGCCGACGTCGACCCGGAGGAACTCGAAGCGCTGCGCGTGCGGTTCACCCGCTTCCTGGTCGCGCTCGCCACGGCCGACGACGCGGCCCCGGTCGGCTCGCTGCCCTTCCTGACCGCCGAGGACGAGGAGCGCCTCGCCGTCTTCGCCGAGGGCGGCGTCGACCCGGCGCCCGCGGACGGGCGGCTGCACGCGCTCTTCGAAGCGGAGGCGGCGCGCACCCCCGGGAAGGTCGCCGTGATCTGCGCCGGCCGAGAAGTGACCTACGGTCAACTCGACGCCTGGTCCGAGGACATCGCGGGCCGGCTGGGGCCGGCCGTGGATCCGGGCACGCCGGTCGGCGTGTGCGTGGAGCGCTCGCCCGCGATGGTCGCCGCGCTGCTCGGCGTCCTGAAGGCGGGCGGCTGCTACGTGCCGCTCGACCCCGGCCTCCCGCCGGAGCGCATCGCCTACATCGTGCGCGACGCGGGGCTGCGCACGGTCGTCGCCGGGCCCGGCAGCCTCGACCGGCTGCCGCACGACCTCCCGTCGGTGGTCGACCCGGGAGCGGTGAGCGACCGGATCCACGGCGACCGGGCGGGCGCGGCAGTGCCGGTGGCGTCCGCCGCGTACCTGCTGTACACCTCGGGCAGTACGGGCGAGCCGAAGGGCGTCGTCGTCCCGCACGCGGCGGCGGTCGACTTCGTCCACGGCCACCTCGCCCTGTGCGGCGCGGGCGACGGTCACGGGTCCAACGGCACCGAGCGGTTCCTCGGCTTCGCCTCGCTGTCCTTCGACGTGTCCGTCCTGGACGTCTTCGGCGCGCTGCTCAGCGGTTCCACCCTGGTCCTCGCCACCGACGCCGAACGGGTCGATGTCGACCGTCTCCAGGCCCTGCTCGCCGAACACGCCGTGACCGTCGCCGACCTGCCGCCGGCGCTCCTGCCGCTGCTGGACCCGGCCGCCCTGCCCGCACTGCGGTTCCTGTCCACGGGCGGCGAGGCCCCGTCGGGGGACGCCGTCGACCGCTGGGCGGTGGACGGCCGCGAGGTCTGGAACGCGTACGGGCCCACCGAGGCCGCCGTCTCCGTCACGATGCACCGGGTGGTTCCGCCCTCGCACGGCCGGATCCCGCCGATCGGGCGGCCGATGGCCAACCACCGTGCGTACGTGGTCGACCGGGCGCTGCGGCTGCTGCCGCCGGGAGCGACCGGTGAGCTGTGCGTGGCCGGTGCCGGTCTGGCCCGGGGGTACGCGGGGCGCGCCGCCATGACGGCCGACCGCTTCGTGCCCGACCCCTTCTCCGGCGTTCCCGGTGCGCGGATGTACCGGACGGGCGACCTCGTGCGCTGGTCGGCGCGGGGCGAACTGGAGTTCCTCGGACGGGTGGACCGACAGGTCAAGATCAACGGGCACCGGATCGAACTGGGCGAGATCGAGGCGGTGCTCGGCCGGCAGCCCTCGGTGGGGCAGGCCGCGGTCGTGGTGCACGCCCCAGCGGGCGGGGCCCGGCGGCTCGTCGCCTTCGTGGCGCCGCCGGGCGACGGCGGCCCGGCTCCCGAACCGGAGCTGCTGGCTGCGGAGTTGGGCCGGCTCCTGCCGGGCTACATGGTGCCCCGCACCTTCGTGGCGGTGGACCGGTTGCCCCTCACCCCGAGCGGCAAGGTGGACCGCGCGCGGTTGCACGTACCCGAGGCCGCGGATCGTCCGGAGCGCCCCGCGCGTGCGTACGGGGCCACGGAGCTGGCCCTCGCGGCGCTGTTCTCCGAGGCCCTCTCCACCGCCGCCACTCCCGACGACAACTTCTTCGAGCTCGGCGGCGACAGCATCGCCGCCCTGAGCCTGACCAGCCGGGCCCGGGCGCGGGGCTTCTCCTTCACCCTGCGCGAGGTGTTCGCGCACAAGACGGCGGCCGCCCTCGCCGCGGCCGTCGGCGAGCCGGGCCAGGGTTCCTCCCGGGCCGCCGGTCCGGCGGTCCCGGAGCACGGTCCGCTCCCCGCGACCCCGGTCATGCGCTGGCTCCTCGACGGGCCGGGCCCGATCGGGCGCTTCAGCCAGTCCATGGTGCTGGCCCTGCCCGAGGGTGCGGACGACGCCACGCTCGTACGGGTCCTGCAGTCGGTGGTGGACCGGCACGGGGCGTTGCGCCTGGGCGTGACCGCCGGACCCGAGGGCCCGCTGTGCACGGTCGGCGAGCCCGGTTCGGTCGACGCGTCCCTGCTCTACCGCACCGTCGGTGTGGCGGGGTCGGACGAGTCGGCCCGCACCGCGATCGTGGCGGAGGCGGCGCGGGAGGCGGCCGGGCAACTGGACCCCGCGGCCTCGGTGATGCTGAGGGCGGTGCGCTTCGATGCCGGTGGGGCGTCGCCGGACCGGCTGCTGCTGTGCGTGCACCACCTGGCCGTGGACGGGGTGTCCTGGCGGATCCTGACGGCGGACCTGGCCGCGGCCTGGGAGGCCGCCGTCGCCGGGCGTCCGCTGCCGGCCGCGGACGGGGAGGTCTCGTTCCGTGCGTGGGCCCACCACCTGGCGCTCCAGGCGCGTTCCCCGGAGGTGCTCGCCGAGCTCCCCTTCTGGCGCTCGACGCTGGAGACCCCGGGGGCGGGACCGGACCCGCGGGAGCCGTGGCACCGGGTCCCCGACCCGGCGCGGGACACCGCGGGCACCACCCGAACCCTGACGCTCGACCTGCCCGCCGAGGTCGCCGGCCCGCTGCTGGCCAAGGTGCCCGGCGCGCTGCGCACCGGTCCGGCCGAGGTGCTGCTCGCGGGGCTGGTCCTCGCGGGCCACCGCCTGCGCTCCCCCGGTACCGCTCCGGGGTCGCTGCTGGTCGACCTGGAGGGCCACGGCCGCGTCGACCGCACCGGCCGCCACGACCTGGCGCGCACGGTCGGCTGGTTCACCACCCAGTACCCGGTCCGGTTCGACCTGGACGGCCTCGACCTGGACGCGGCGGCCCGGGGCGGCGACGCCCTCGCCGAGCTGGTCGCGCGGATCCACGCGGCGGTCGCCTCCGTACCGGACCACGGCACGGGCTTCGGTCTGCTGAGCCGGCTCGATCCGCAGAGCGCCGCGCAGCTGTCCGGACTCCCGCGCCCCCGGGTCCTGTTCAACTACCTGGGCCGGTTCTCCGGCGGGGACGGGGCGCCCTGGAGCCCCGCCCCCGAGGCGGGCGGGCTGCGGGCCGACGTGGATCCGGCGATGCCCGTCGAACACGCCCTGCAGATCGACGCCATGGCCGTGGACGGCACCGACGGCCCCTCCTTCACGGCGGTGGTCACCCATCCGCAGGCGCTGCTGACCGACGCCGAGGCGGACGCCCTGGTGGCGGCCTGGGACGAGGCCCTGCGCCTGCTGGCCGGCTGGACGGGCGCCCCCCGACCGCGCCGCCTCACCCCCCGCGACCTGCCGTTGGTGCGGCTGACGCAGCCGGAGACGGACGCGTTGGCCGCGCGCTACCCGGGGCTCGCGGACGTACTGCCGCTCTCGCCGCTCCAAGAGGGCCTGTTCTTCCACTCCGCCTTCGACACGGGCGCGATGGACGCCTACACCGGCCAGATCGTCCTCACCCTGGACGGCGCCCTGGCCGAGGACGCCCTGCGGACGGCCTGTGACCGGCTGCTGCGCCGCCACACCGCGCTGCGCTCCGGCTTCACCGACCAGGGTCTGGACCGGCCGGTGCAGATCGTCGTCGGGTCCGCCGGAGCGCCGTGGGAGGCCGTGGACCTCGGCGGGCTCGCCTCCGCGGACCGGCAGCGGGAGTGGGAGCGGCTGCTCGCGGCCGACCGGGCGCGCCGCTTCGACCTGGAGCGGCCGCCGCTGGTGCGCTTCACCCTGGTCCGGTTCGGCGCGGACGAGCACCGGCTGGTCATGACGAACCACCACATCGTCTGGGACGGCTGGTCCTCGGCGGTGCTGCTGCGCGACCTGCTCACCGGATACGCCGAACACGCCGGGTCCCACGGGCCCGGGGTCTTCGACGCCGTCGTGGAAGGGGTCCCGTACCGCTCGCACCTGGACTGGCTGGCCCGCCAGGACGACGGCGCCGCGGAGGCTGCGTGGAGCGCCGCGCTCGCCGGGCTGGCGGAGCCGACCCTGCTGGGCGCGGCCGACCCGAACCGGATCGACGCGCTCCCCGAGCGGGCCCCGGTCGAGCTGTCGGCGGAGCTCACGGCGCGGCTCACCGCGCGGGCCCGTACCGCGGGCGTGACCCTCAACAGCGTCGTCCAGGGCGTCTGGGCGGTCCTGCTGGGCCGGGTGACCGGGCGGGACGACGTCGTGTTCGGCGGGACCGTCTCGGGGCGGACCGCGGACGTCGCGGGCATCGAGGACATGGTCGGCCTGCTGATCAACACCCTGCCCGTGCGGTTCCGGATCCGGGAGGACGAGCCGCTGCTGGCCGCGCTCGCCCGGTTCCAGGACGAACAGGCGGAGCTGATGGACCACCAGCACGTCGGGCTCGCCGGCATCCAGCGGGCGGCGGGGCTGGGCGCCCTCTTCGACACCACGGTCGTCGTCGAGAACTATCCGCTCGACCTGGAGTCGATGCGGGACCTGGCCGGCGGTCCGCGACTGACCGGGGTGGAGGGCTCGGACGCCACCCACTACACCGTCAACCTCATCGTGCTGCCCGGGGAGCGGCTGCGGCTCCACCTCGACCACCGCACGGACGTCCTCGACGCACGGACGGCGCGCAGCCTGGGCGAGGCGCTGGAGCGGCTGCTGACGACCGTCGCCGACGCCCCTTCCACCCCGGTCGGGGAAGTGGACCTGCTCTCCGCGGAGCAGCACCGGCTGATCCGGGAGTGGAACGGCACGGCCGTGCCCGTCCCCGACACCACGCTGGTGGAGCTGTTCGAACAGCAGGTGGCCCGGACGCCCGGCGCCCCGGCGACCGTCTTCCGCGGCGAGCGCCTGTCGTACGCCGAACTCGACGCCCGCGCCGAGCTGCTGGCCGGTCAGCTGTGCGCCCGGGGCGCCGGTCCGGAGCGGATCGTCGCGGTGGCCCTGCACCGCTCCACCGAGATGGTGGTCTCGCTGCTGGCCGTGCTGAAGTCGGGCGCCGCCTACCTTCCGGTGGACCCCTCGCTGCCGGCGGACCGGATCGCGTACCTGCTGTCGGACGCCGAGCCCGTCCTGCTGCTCGCGGACGACGCGGTGGCGGCGGCGCTGCCGGCCGCGGCAGACCTGCCCCGGCTGGATCCGGGGGCCGTCCCCGACGGGACCACCGGCGCCGTGCGCCGAGCCCCCCTGCCCGCGCACCCCGCGTACGTGATCTACACGTCCGGGTCGACGGGACGGCCCAAGGCCGTCGTCGTGGAGCACTCGGCCATCGTCAACCGGCTGCTGTGGATGCAGGACCGGTACCGGCTGGGCGCGGACGACCGGGTGCTCCAGAAGACCCCGTTCGGCTTCGACGTCTCGGTGTGGGAGTTCTTCTGGCCGCTGCTGACCGGCGCGGCCCTGGTGGTCGCCGAGCCCGGCGGGCACAAGGACCCCGCCTACCTCAGCAGGGTGATCCAGGAGGAGGCGGTCACCACCGTCCACTTCGTCCCGTCCATGCTGGCGGCGTTCGTCGAGGATCCGCAGGCGGGCGGCTGCGCTTCGCTGCGCCGGGTCGTGTGCAGTGGCGAGGCCCTGCCGGAGGAGCTGAAGAACCGCTTCCTCGACGTGCTCGACGTGCCCCTGCACAACCTGTACGGGCCCACCGAGGCGGCCGTGGACGTCACGCACTGGGACTGCCGCCGCGAGGACGTCGGGCCCGTGCCGATCGGCCGCCCGATCTGGAACACCTCGCTGTACGTGCTCGACCCGCAGGGGCGTCCCGTCCCGGTGGGGGTCGCGGGCGAACTGTTCCTGGCGGGTGCGGGCCTCGCCCGCGGGTACCTGCGCCGCCCGGCGCTGACCGCGCAGCGGTTCCCGCTGGACCCGTTCGGCCCGCCGGGCTCGCGCATGTACCGCACCGGTGACCTGGCCCGCCACCGGGCCGACGGCTCGGTGGAGTACCTGGGCCGCACCGACGACCAGGTGAAGATCCACGGCTTCCGGATCGAACTCGGCGAGATCGAAACGGCGCTGGGCCGCCTCCCCGGTGTCGGGCGGGCCGCCGTCGTGGTCCGCGAGGACGCCCCGGGCGAGCGCAGGCTCGTCGGGTACGTCGTCCCGGAAGCCGGGACGGACCCTGCTCCGGCCCCGGACCCCGAGTCGATGCGCGCCGAACTGGCCGGCTCCCTGCCGGAGTACATGGTTCCGGTGCTGGTGGTCGTGGACGGGCTGCCCGTCACGGCGAACGGCAAGCTCGACCGCCGGGCGCTGCCGGCACCCGCCGCCGCGGCCGCCGCCACCGGGTACGAGCCGCCCGCCGGGGAGACCGAGGAACTGGTCGCCATGGTGTGGGCCTCCGTACTGGACGCGCCGCGGATCGGCCGCCACGACGACTTCTTCGCCCTCGGGGGGCACTCGCTGAGCGCCACCCGGGTGGCGGCCCGGCTGCGCCAGTCCCTCGGCCTGGACCTGCCCCTGCACACCCTCTTCGAACAGCGGACCGTCGCCGCCCTCGCCATCGCCGTCGAGACGGTGCTGCTGGCCGAACTGG